In Calorimonas adulescens, one DNA window encodes the following:
- a CDS encoding MFS transporter — protein sequence MTIVNKIPRYILPYPVIYFFVNFINGLTIPIIVIYYRYVGLNLFQIGLVSTIFELSIFILEIPTGFIADKFGRRFSILLSFLSFSVSGILYFLIRNIIGIMCASIMQGIGYTFISGSLQAWAIDTLKQNGDDSYIKSTIVSGTQSRRIGSLLGSVVGGYLGIKNINILWYFYIFLGFAAMVYSYIFVREKREKFLNNETKFSIKNLLYLDEISKVFIEKDKIIFITAILLFIISAIYEFSLSPVDEYWTVLFSEDLKISTFIIGLIAAISNIILIVSVAPIVNYLNKRLKDITAFLVVTILIICSLVLLASVKMVLISILVFILFRLFTGVYEPIMEYYLNGLLNDQYRATMLSVYSMAGSIGEILSGISIGAIAENKGINMAFYAGAISLSFELILFFIITKMQNMNIEHSR from the coding sequence ATGACAATAGTAAATAAAATACCAAGATATATCTTGCCATATCCCGTTATTTATTTTTTTGTCAATTTTATAAATGGACTAACTATACCAATTATAGTGATCTACTATAGATATGTAGGTTTAAATCTATTTCAAATAGGACTTGTATCTACAATTTTTGAATTAAGCATTTTTATTTTAGAAATCCCGACTGGATTTATTGCAGACAAATTTGGTAGACGATTTTCAATATTATTATCTTTCTTGAGTTTTTCAGTGAGTGGAATTTTATATTTTTTAATTAGAAATATTATTGGCATAATGTGTGCTTCAATCATGCAAGGCATTGGATATACGTTTATTTCTGGGTCATTACAAGCATGGGCTATAGATACCTTAAAACAAAATGGAGATGACTCATATATAAAAAGCACTATTGTATCAGGAACACAAAGTAGAAGGATAGGTTCTCTATTAGGTAGTGTTGTAGGAGGCTATTTAGGAATAAAAAATATAAATATATTATGGTATTTTTACATATTTTTGGGATTTGCAGCAATGGTATATTCTTATATTTTTGTTCGAGAAAAGAGGGAAAAGTTCCTTAATAACGAGACAAAGTTTAGTATTAAAAATTTGCTTTATCTAGATGAAATTAGTAAAGTATTTATAGAAAAAGACAAGATTATTTTTATTACAGCTATTCTATTATTTATTATCTCTGCCATATACGAATTTTCATTGTCACCTGTAGATGAATATTGGACAGTATTATTTTCTGAAGATTTGAAAATAAGTACGTTTATTATTGGCTTGATTGCAGCTATTTCTAATATCATTTTAATAGTATCAGTAGCACCAATAGTAAATTATTTAAATAAAAGATTAAAAGATATAACTGCTTTTTTAGTTGTAACTATTTTAATCATATGCTCTTTAGTATTATTAGCATCAGTCAAAATGGTGCTAATTTCTATACTCGTGTTTATCTTATTTAGATTGTTTACAGGTGTCTATGAACCAATCATGGAATATTATCTAAATGGATTATTAAATGATCAATATAGAGCAACTATGTTATCGGTTTATAGTATGGCTGGCTCGATAGGGGAAATATTAAGTGGCATTTCAATCGGTGCTATTGCGGAAAATAAAGGTATTAATATGGCGTTTTATGCGGGAGCCATAAGTTTGTCATTTGAATTAATTTTATTTTTTATAATAACTAAGATGCAAAATATGAACATTGAACATTCTAGATGA
- a CDS encoding response regulator transcription factor codes for MNSILLVEDDLSLIDGLEFSLRKNGFNVNVARTVKETLSVLRDEKYDLLILDLTLPDGNGFEICKKVRQLSAVPIIFLTASDEEVNIVMGLDMGGDDYITKPFKLNELISRINALLRRAKLSDNAQTELSSNGITIKLLENRVWRNNHEIELTAAEYRLLCLLMRNPDTVLTRETILDRLWDSNGSFIDNNTLSVYVRRLREKIEDDPENPAFLLTVRGVGYRWNVIK; via the coding sequence ATGAATAGTATTCTTTTGGTTGAAGATGATTTGAGCCTTATTGACGGACTTGAGTTTTCGCTTCGTAAAAACGGCTTTAATGTCAATGTTGCCAGAACAGTGAAAGAAACTCTTTCGGTGCTTCGGGATGAAAAATATGACTTGCTGATCCTTGACTTGACTTTACCTGACGGAAACGGATTTGAAATATGTAAAAAGGTACGTCAGTTATCCGCAGTACCGATTATTTTTTTAACGGCATCAGATGAGGAAGTGAATATTGTCATGGGGCTTGATATGGGAGGAGACGACTATATTACCAAACCCTTTAAGCTTAACGAACTCATTTCCAGAATCAATGCCTTACTGCGTCGTGCCAAATTGTCAGACAACGCTCAAACCGAACTAAGTTCCAACGGTATAACAATCAAGCTTCTGGAAAACCGTGTATGGAGAAACAACCATGAGATTGAGCTTACTGCCGCCGAATACCGGCTTTTATGTTTGTTGATGCGCAATCCCGATACCGTTTTGACAAGAGAAACTATATTGGATAGGCTTTGGGACAGCAACGGCAGCTTTATAGACAATAACACCCTGTCGGTCTATGTACGCAGACTCCGCGAAAAAATCGAAGATGATCCTGAAAATCCTGCATTTTTGCTGACGGTACGAGGAGTGGGTTATAGATGGAATGTCATAAAGTGA
- a CDS encoding ABC transporter permease, with amino-acid sequence MNSYLSIVSKYLSAHKKKTRLVITSVVIAVALVTSIFSMLDIFIRFEKIQLIHEYGNFHLGVKDATDKEKKAIANRIDVKNSGMWISFRNGNINGKECELAAVDEKFSPNMNITILEGKFPVAENELILEAWAAESLHLNVGDMTEITFADNTEKKFIVSGIYSDYGDTKAKSVPGIFLSVAGANKAKAEKSTVFLIEFKDDVNINNAQKAIQSSLKLADNRIVRNEYLLSVMGYGNNNPVRRLYATGAVLFCIVLIAGVMMIYNTFNISVMERVQQFGLLRCIGASQSQIKKLVKREGLHITLRAIPIGVLAGMLLAFLCSVILKYYNSSLFGEMPLFNFSIVGIIAGIAIGAITVFIASSLPAKKAAGVSPVNAVNGSSEIKISQKKKQGRLTKIFRVEVAMGINNAVVKKKTLFLMSCSIAISIVMFLGFQVYVDFMYSSLKTTKPYTPDISLTSEQGLSSNLYKKLSNLSGVKKVYGRMFSYVDATFDASRLTDAYKEIIGDVQTTDNGLFIPPEKSWLISYDKNQLNWAKTDLIEGKISEEKLNEKKGIIAVARTRRNGVGIETAKLQLGDKVYIQTPDGTKEMTVMAILRTVPFNDSKSSLTTFITTEKLFTELTGESTLRIIDIQLDRSGQEQTVSEIKGMLDDSISFYDQRQKNAEVNGYFLTMAVFIYGFVAVIALISVLNIINTMNTSVASKTRYLGVMRAVGMSSAQLDKMVLAEALTYSLIGGIVGCIMGIALQKMLINTFLPRLLLIWKFPYMQIVLILIILLLVTVISIISPLKWIKAKGISEVIGSL; translated from the coding sequence ATGAATAGCTATCTTTCCATTGTTTCCAAATACCTGTCGGCGCATAAAAAGAAAACAAGGCTGGTCATTACCAGCGTTGTCATAGCCGTAGCTCTTGTCACCAGCATTTTTTCCATGCTGGATATTTTCATTCGGTTTGAGAAAATTCAGCTGATTCACGAATATGGCAATTTTCATCTGGGTGTGAAAGACGCCACAGATAAAGAAAAGAAAGCCATTGCCAACCGTATTGATGTGAAAAACTCCGGCATGTGGATATCCTTTAGAAACGGAAATATAAACGGTAAAGAGTGCGAGTTGGCGGCAGTGGACGAAAAATTTTCTCCAAATATGAATATTACCATTTTGGAAGGCAAATTTCCTGTAGCGGAAAACGAATTGATATTGGAAGCATGGGCGGCGGAAAGCCTTCATTTAAATGTGGGGGATATGACAGAAATAACTTTTGCCGACAATACGGAAAAGAAGTTTATAGTCAGCGGAATATACAGTGATTATGGTGATACAAAAGCAAAGAGCGTGCCAGGCATTTTTTTATCCGTTGCAGGCGCCAATAAAGCAAAGGCAGAAAAATCAACTGTTTTTCTTATTGAGTTTAAAGATGATGTAAACATCAACAATGCACAAAAGGCAATCCAAAGTAGCCTGAAACTGGCAGATAACCGAATTGTTCGCAATGAATATCTGCTTTCGGTTATGGGGTATGGTAACAACAACCCAGTTAGAAGACTATATGCAACAGGGGCGGTTTTGTTCTGCATCGTCCTAATTGCCGGCGTTATGATGATCTATAACACTTTCAATATCTCGGTAATGGAAAGAGTGCAGCAGTTCGGGCTTTTAAGGTGCATCGGCGCATCTCAGTCACAAATAAAAAAGCTTGTCAAGAGAGAAGGACTGCATATTACGTTAAGGGCAATCCCCATCGGAGTGCTTGCAGGGATGCTGCTGGCTTTTCTGTGCTCCGTGATACTTAAGTATTACAACAGCAGTCTTTTCGGTGAAATGCCTCTGTTTAACTTCAGCATAGTGGGAATCATCGCAGGAATTGCGATCGGGGCAATCACCGTATTTATCGCTTCCTCTCTGCCTGCAAAAAAAGCGGCAGGGGTATCCCCTGTCAATGCAGTAAACGGAAGTAGTGAAATAAAAATCTCCCAAAAGAAAAAGCAGGGGCGACTTACAAAAATATTTCGTGTGGAAGTTGCCATGGGCATTAATAACGCTGTTGTTAAGAAAAAAACGCTTTTTTTAATGTCATGCTCCATTGCCATCAGCATCGTTATGTTTTTAGGCTTTCAGGTGTATGTCGATTTCATGTATTCTTCGCTCAAAACGACAAAGCCCTATACCCCGGATATCTCGCTCACATCGGAACAGGGCTTGAGCAGTAATCTGTATAAAAAACTCTCGAACTTGAGTGGTGTAAAAAAGGTCTATGGAAGGATGTTCAGCTATGTGGATGCCACCTTTGATGCTTCAAGATTGACCGATGCTTATAAAGAAATTATAGGTGATGTTCAGACAACGGATAATGGGTTGTTTATTCCACCTGAAAAATCATGGCTAATCTCTTATGACAAAAACCAGCTTAATTGGGCAAAAACAGATTTGATTGAAGGAAAAATTTCTGAGGAAAAGCTGAATGAGAAGAAAGGGATAATAGCAGTTGCTCGGACTCGCAGGAATGGCGTTGGCATCGAGACTGCCAAGCTGCAATTGGGAGATAAAGTTTATATCCAAACCCCTGACGGAACAAAAGAAATGACCGTAATGGCCATCCTGCGTACCGTTCCCTTCAACGACTCCAAGTCTTCTCTAACCACCTTTATCACAACTGAGAAGCTATTTACGGAGTTGACTGGAGAATCAACGCTTAGGATTATCGACATTCAGCTTGATCGTTCGGGACAGGAGCAGACGGTAAGTGAAATCAAGGGGATGCTGGACGACTCGATTTCGTTTTATGACCAGCGTCAGAAAAATGCTGAGGTTAATGGGTACTTTTTAACCATGGCGGTTTTTATATATGGTTTTGTTGCAGTGATTGCTTTAATCAGCGTTTTGAACATCATCAATACCATGAATACCAGTGTGGCATCTAAAACCAGATATTTAGGAGTTATGCGGGCAGTAGGCATGTCCAGTGCACAGCTTGACAAAATGGTGTTGGCTGAAGCACTCACATATAGCTTGATAGGAGGTATTGTGGGATGTATTATGGGAATAGCTCTACAAAAGATGCTTATTAACACTTTTCTGCCACGACTCCTTCTTATATGGAAGTTTCCGTATATGCAGATTGTTTTAATACTGATTATTCTCCTTTTGGTGACAGTTATTTCTATTATCAGCCCGCTGAAGTGGATTAAAGCCAAAGGAATTTCAGAGGTTATCGGATCTTTATAA
- a CDS encoding sensor histidine kinase: MKIFINKEVKMLFIALAVVFLFFMILGQITVELAADDYKRNMIFHDYGVAGYLARNELDESQIIRSFTTEKTNDDVKKGRELLQQAGYDSNTQNSLLSAVEHFYHKYALIFLILSITFSVMVCAVFLLFILRQYKRIEKAISDIQAFMAGNVGIRLNDHEEGSLSKLFTSINIMATSQAAHIEKEKQNREFLKDTISDISHQLKTPLAALKMYNEIIQNENCGNDVVDSFTSKIEREIARMESLIQNLLKLAKLDSGSIELEKHTHNLKEFLEETIEGFRTRAKLEGKAIVLHCDEHITMNFDKEWMLEAVSNIIKNALDHTGAKNLIEVRCDETPVFIQITIKDNGMGIHPEDIHHIFKRFYRSRFSKDKQGVGIGLTLSKAIVENHGGTITVESELGKGTAFYLAFPKLSNL; this comes from the coding sequence ATGAAAATTTTCATAAATAAAGAAGTGAAGATGCTTTTTATTGCACTTGCAGTAGTTTTTCTGTTCTTTATGATATTGGGACAAATCACTGTAGAGCTCGCTGCAGACGACTATAAACGGAACATGATCTTTCACGATTACGGGGTTGCGGGGTATCTGGCGCGAAACGAATTGGATGAATCACAGATTATACGTTCTTTTACAACGGAAAAAACAAATGATGATGTGAAAAAAGGTCGGGAGTTACTGCAACAGGCGGGGTATGACAGCAATACGCAAAATAGTCTGCTTTCCGCTGTCGAACATTTTTATCATAAATATGCGTTGATTTTTCTGATACTTTCCATTACTTTTTCAGTCATGGTGTGTGCAGTATTTTTGCTTTTTATTTTACGGCAGTATAAGAGGATTGAAAAAGCTATTTCGGATATTCAGGCTTTTATGGCCGGCAACGTCGGCATCCGTTTGAATGATCATGAAGAAGGAAGTTTGTCAAAGCTCTTTACTTCAATCAATATAATGGCAACTTCACAAGCCGCTCATATTGAAAAGGAAAAGCAAAACAGAGAATTCTTAAAAGATACAATTTCAGATATATCGCACCAATTGAAGACACCTCTTGCTGCACTTAAAATGTACAACGAAATTATACAGAATGAAAATTGCGGAAATGATGTAGTGGACAGCTTCACATCAAAAATTGAACGAGAGATCGCCCGGATGGAATCACTGATTCAAAACCTTCTGAAACTGGCAAAGCTGGATTCAGGTTCAATTGAACTTGAAAAACATACTCATAACTTAAAAGAGTTTCTTGAAGAAACCATTGAAGGATTCCGCACCCGTGCCAAACTGGAGGGCAAAGCAATAGTTCTTCACTGTGATGAACATATTACTATGAATTTTGACAAGGAATGGATGCTGGAAGCGGTCAGCAATATCATTAAAAATGCTCTGGATCATACGGGGGCCAAAAATCTGATTGAGGTGCGATGCGATGAGACACCGGTTTTCATCCAAATTACTATAAAAGACAATGGGATGGGAATTCATCCAGAAGACATCCATCATATTTTCAAAAGGTTTTATCGTAGCCGCTTTTCCAAGGATAAGCAAGGAGTTGGTATCGGGCTTACCTTATCCAAAGCTATTGTTGAAAATCATGGAGGGACCATTACAGTTGAGAGTGAATTGGGTAAAGGAACTGCTTTCTATCTTGCATTTCCAAAGCTTTCAAATCTGTAA
- a CDS encoding ABC transporter ATP-binding protein gives MDLLIVENLCKTYGTGETKVDALKNVSFSVSKGEFIVIVGPSGSGKSTLLNLIGALDVPTSGKVFLDGKDIFAMKEEELSVFRRRNIGFIFQAYNLVPELNVEENIILPLLLDYRKPDKKYIDELLGILGLTERKYHLPHQLSGGQQQRVAIGRALATKPAIILADEPTGNLDTKNSRDVINLMKMSVERYNQTLIMITHNQSFASFADRVLNVVDGVVTELGGGQR, from the coding sequence GTGGATTTATTGATTGTGGAAAATTTGTGTAAAACTTATGGCACAGGCGAAACAAAAGTGGATGCCTTAAAGAATGTGTCATTTTCCGTTTCAAAAGGTGAATTCATTGTCATAGTGGGGCCGTCGGGTTCGGGGAAAAGCACCTTGTTAAATCTTATTGGCGCATTAGATGTTCCCACTTCAGGCAAGGTGTTTTTAGACGGAAAAGATATCTTCGCCATGAAAGAAGAAGAGTTGTCCGTCTTTCGCAGACGCAACATAGGCTTTATCTTTCAGGCATACAATCTTGTTCCAGAACTCAACGTGGAGGAAAATATAATCCTGCCGCTGCTTTTGGATTATCGAAAGCCGGACAAAAAGTATATTGATGAGCTGCTTGGTATCTTGGGACTTACAGAAAGAAAGTACCACCTGCCCCATCAGCTTTCTGGCGGCCAGCAGCAGCGAGTAGCCATAGGGCGGGCACTGGCGACCAAGCCTGCGATCATATTGGCGGACGAGCCGACCGGAAATCTGGATACTAAAAACAGCCGAGATGTCATCAATTTAATGAAAATGTCTGTTGAAAGGTATAATCAGACGCTAATAATGATTACTCATAATCAAAGCTTTGCGTCCTTTGCTGACCGGGTTTTGAATGTGGTGGACGGTGTTGTGACCGAGTTGGGAGGCGGGCAGAGATGA